From a single Bufo gargarizans isolate SCDJY-AF-19 unplaced genomic scaffold, ASM1485885v1 original_scaffold_1415_pilon, whole genome shotgun sequence genomic region:
- the LOC122923266 gene encoding leucine-rich repeat and immunoglobulin-like domain containing-NOGO receptor-interacting protein 4 encodes MPDLTWLDVRANQLVILLDQTFRGLKELRHLEVSDNPLLFISPGAFLGMPLLQRLGLEKTKLSTVPTHALAALLRLSELRLGGVTSTVLYDLSFSGMPLLRVLDMDHWPFLKNLGPLSLSGLNLSSFSLTQCNLTSVPKEALVSQVHLRRLDLSQNPITILQEQCFSSLRRLEELRLSGGRLHSIPSGSFHGLDHLRLLDLSHNPLCWVAEDGLPHPGMLERLLLSGTNLSCDCRLCWLLHKKISFGGSPPVCAAPAALQGMIIPDHSERLCPELFTCQPPRMVEQGTQELKVKEGDRLIITCQSYGVPEPSIHWVLPQMPWTGGTKSTELDVSGRVTTELPQNTSPLAAEVTRLVWPPAHSQKWRTINMTLLKSVENAAGRISVLPGGLLQFLPVQTQDSGSYLCVASNLAGNATAWVHLEVTPFNGSTLLPPLSIVHTHLLAVITAGGVLPFISSVTLCFIFIFLWSRGRGNIKHTANIDYIPRTSRGTSPSEDNKFTMKLI; translated from the coding sequence ATGCCCGATCTGACGTGGCTGGATGTGCGAGCGAACCAACTGGTCATTCTGCTGGATCAGACATTTCGAGGGCTGAAAGAACTTAGACACCTGGAGGTCAGTGACAATCCACTACTCTTCATATCTCCAGGGGCTTTCCTAGGAATGCCACTGTTGCAGAGACTGGGGCTGGAGAAGACCAAACTGAGCACTGTACCAACTCATGCTCTTGCTGCTCTTCTACGTCTTTCAGAACTAAGGCTGGGTGGCGTTACCAGTACAGTGCTGTATGATCTCTCGTTTTCAGGGATGCCGCTCCTGAGAGTACTGGATATGGATCACTGGCCCTTCCTCAAGAATCTTGGTCCACTGAGTCTGTCCGGACTGAATCTTTCCTCCTTTTCGCTGACCCAGTGTAACCTAACCTCAGTACCTAAAGAGGCACTGGTTTCTCAAGTTCATCTTCGACGACTAGATCTCTCCCAGAATCCTATCACTATCCTTCAAGAACAGTGTTTTAGTTCCCTGAGAAGACTGGAAGAGCTTCGGCTTTCTGGAGGAAGACTGCACTCAATACCTTCAGGTTCATTCCATGGTCTTGACCACCTACGTCTGCTAGATCTGTCACACAATCCCCTTTGTTGGGTAGCAGAAGATGGACTGCCCCATCCAGGAATGCTAGAAAGGTTATTGCTTTCCggtactaacctttcatgtgacTGCCGTCTTTGCTGGCTCTTGCataaaaaaattagttttggggGAAGCCCGCCAGTCTGTGCAGCTCCTGCAGCACTACAAGGAATGATTATCCCTGATCATTCAGAGAGGCTATGCCCAGAACTCTTTACCTGCCAACCTCCTAGGATGGTGGAACAAGGGACACAAGAGTTAAAGGTTAAAGAAGGTGACAGACTTATCATAACTTGTCAGAGCTATGGGGTACCAGAGCCATCCATACACTGGGTGCTACCACAGATGCCTTGGACAGGAGGTACTAAATCTACAGAGCTGGATGTGTCGGGAAGGGTCACCACAGAACTGCCACAGAACACATCACCACTGGCAGCAGAAGTGACCAGGTTAGTGTGGCCACCGGCACACTCCCAAAAATGGAGAACAATAAACATGACACTACTGAAGTCTGTAGAGAATGCAGCAGGGAGGATATCCGTCCTACCAGGAGGCTTGCTTCAGTTTTTACCAGTACAGACCCAGGACTCTGGATCTTACCTGTGTGTGGCCAGTAACTTGGCAGGTAATGCTACAGCTTGGGTCCACCTGGAAGTGACACCATTTAATGGTAGCACTCTCCTTCCGCCACTCTCCATAGTACATACCCATCTGCTGGCTGTTATTACCGCGGGGGGCGTCCTGCCTTTCATCAGCTCTGTAACGCTCTGCTTCatctttatctttctttggagCCGAGGTCGCGGGAATATCAAACACACGGCTAACATAGACTACATTCCCAGGACTTCTCGGGGTACCTCACCATCAGAAGACAATAAATTCACCATGAAACTAATCTAG
- the LOC122923261 gene encoding nuclear receptor ROR-gamma-like — translation MSRDAVKFGRMSKKQRAILQAEVQKLLKEQRTEISGSSENQAEQPSTTTPELPHSTQPSAWIGHSRWDCSFAPRNCSLPRMQLQREPLMLHTPEKAQTEATSRKSFLREQQLRPNVFHNLESFCSLNFSSCLPPECMLSATELELLTQNVVFAHQETCQFRQENLQILRWETFTPEEMQSLQQKPMDQMWERCVGHITDAIQYIVEFAKRLSGFMDLNPNDQIVLLKAGAMELLLIRMSRAFNWYNSTVFFEGKYAQLELFHSLGCHDLISSMFEFCQSLCALNLSEHEMAFFSALTLLDPSLPWLQERHKVDTLYRKIHLAFRNLLHRTRREFILTKLPEKEKLSSICQLHLEKLNIFRQMYPRIAWERFPPLYKELFISETENS, via the exons ATGTCTCGTGATG CTGTTAAGTTTGGGCGCATGTCAAAAAAGCAGAGGGCTATATTACAAGCTGAGGTGCAAAAACTTCTGAAGGAGCAAAGGACAGAGATCTCTGGAAGTTCTGAAAACCAGGCTGAACAACCATCCACTACAACACCAGAGCTGCCTCATTCCACCCAACCTTCTGCCTGGATAGGTCACAGCAGGTGGGACTGCTCCTTCGCCCCGCGTAACTGTTCCCTGCCTAGAATGCAACTGCAGAGGGAACCCCTCATGCTCCACACCCCAGAAAAGGCACAGACAGAAGCTACAAGTAGGAAAAGCTTTCTCCGAGAACAGCAGCTGAGACCCAACGTCTTCCACAATCTGGAGTCATTCTGCAGCCTCAATTTCAGCAGCTGTCTGCCTCCGGAGTGCATGCTATCAGCCACAGAGCTGG AACTGCTGACGCAGAATGTGGTGTTTGCACACCAAGAGACATGCCAGTTTCGTCAGGAGAACCTTCAGATATTGAGATGGGAAACGTTCACACCTGAAGAAATGCAGAGCTTACAGCAAAAG CCCATGGACCAGATGTGGGAACGCTGTGTCGGTCACATTACAGATGCCATTCAATATATTGTGGAATTTGCAAAGCGACTCAGTGGCTTTATGGACCTGAATCCAAACGATCAGATTGTGCTTCTGAAAGCAG GCGCAATGGAGCTGCTGTTGATTAGAATGAGCCGAGCCTTTAACTGGTACAATAGCACTGTCTTTTTTGAGGGAAAATATGCACAATTGGAGCTCTTCCATTCTTTAG GGTGCCATGATCTCATCAGTTCCATGTTTGAGTTCTGCCAGTCACTCTGTGCACTCAACCTCTCTGAACATGAAATGGCCTTCTTCAGTGCCCTGACCCTGCTCGATCCCA GCCTCCCCTGGCTACAAGAGAGGCACAAGGTGGATACTCTATACAGGAAGATACACTTGGCCTTCAGAAACTTACTTCACAGAACACGTCGAGAGTTCATTTTAACAAAG CTCCCAGAAAAGGAGAAACTCTCCAGCATTTGCCAGCTCCACCTGGAAAAGCTGAACATCTTCAGACAGATGTACCCAAGAATTGCATGGGAGCGATTCCCTCCTCTGTATAAGGAGTTATTTATCTCAGAGACTGAAAATTCATGA